A DNA window from Allokutzneria albata contains the following coding sequences:
- a CDS encoding type I polyketide synthase, with protein MAALRESLKENARLVARNSELAAAATEPIAIVGIGCRFPGGVRTPEQLWDLVARGGEGVSDFPTDRGWDLGSLFHPDPDHQGTSYTSRGNFLHDAAEFDPELFGISPREALAMDPQQRLLLEVAWEAFERAGIDPGTVKGSATGVFAGLMYNDYGQNLDELPEGVEGFLGTGTTGSVLSGRISYTFGLEGPAVTVDTACSSSLVSMHLAAQALRTGECTLALAGGVTVMSVPDTFVDFSRQRGLSVDGRCKSFAAAADGTGWSEGAGILLLEKLSDAKRNGHPIFAVVRGSAVNQDGASNGLTAPNGPSQQRVIRQALASAGLSTSDVDAVEAHGTGTVLGDPIEAQAVIATYGQKRETPLYLGSLKSNIGHAQAAAGVAGVIKTVMALRHGVLPKSLHIDEPSPHVDWTAGAVTLLTEAVKWPAVDRPRRAAVSSFGISGTNAHVILEQAPAVEEEPREVTPPPALPWIVTGKTPAALAAQTARMKSFVDSNDAVTMLDPASGSSVSDLDIAFSLATTRAALDERAVYLGSLDGEPVARGRLVKGKTAFLFTGQGSQRLGMGEELYRAYPVFAAAYDKVRALLPEAATSQEELNQTGNAQPALFALEVALYRLVESWGVRPDFLVGHSIGELAAAHVAGVFSLEDAARLVTARGRLMQALPQGGAMIAIQATEDEVREHLVEGVDIAAVNGPRAVVISGLEDGALAVAEQFKDRKTKRLAVSHAFHSSLMEGMLADFAKVAMSVTYSEPTIQVVSNVTGTVAKASELMSAEYWVRHVRGAVRFADGIATCAEKGVTRYLELGPDGTLSAMGADCVAVPMLDPASRSSATFAPVLRKDRPEPEALVAGVGQVFAAGATVDWHAVFAGTGARRVDLPTYAFQHQRFWLKSAQRNKDSWRYRVRWDAISTPRASLHGTWAVVGSRDPLLEAALTARGAKVQWASSAVEMSEVDAVLSIGGDLTTTLSLAQNVDVPLWCATVGRTPEQAQVWGLGQVVALEHPERWGGLVELPAAPGEQDFELLADVLGGAEKQVAIRENSALARRMVHSEPGTAKRDWKPRGTVLLTGGTGALGSFTARWLARNGAEHLVLLSRRGNSAPGAAELSAELTELGARVTVAACDVTDRDALAELIDKLHADGEAIRSVMHIAGVVDDGPLAALDNARLEGVLSPKVTAARNLHELTKSLDLDAFVMFSSLAGVCGNPGQGAYAAANAHLDALAEQRHLDGLPATSIAWGAWAEAGMATSGTLDDELRRFGIRPMDPERALTALQGALDQEDVAITVADIDWPLFAPNVPGTLFDAIPEAAKPAQPEDEAAALLRKLEGAPEAEQTRLLVELVRSRVSTVLGHATTAAVQPERAFSELGFDSLTSVEFRNRLNAATGLVLPTSLVFDYPTPVALAAFLREELLGSDNDADHLLDRLEDTLQALEPSDELRERLVGRLRALVSATTAETSAGDGTELVESLRSSSNDELFDFIDKQLGQ; from the coding sequence ATCGCGGCGCTGCGTGAGTCCCTGAAGGAAAACGCGCGGCTGGTGGCGCGGAATAGCGAACTCGCCGCGGCCGCGACCGAGCCGATCGCGATCGTCGGCATCGGCTGCCGCTTCCCCGGCGGCGTGCGCACGCCGGAGCAGCTGTGGGACCTGGTCGCCAGGGGCGGCGAGGGCGTCTCCGACTTCCCCACCGACCGCGGCTGGGACCTCGGCTCGTTGTTCCACCCCGATCCCGACCACCAGGGCACCTCCTACACCAGCCGCGGCAACTTCCTGCACGACGCCGCCGAGTTCGACCCGGAGCTGTTCGGGATCAGCCCGCGCGAGGCCCTGGCGATGGACCCGCAGCAGCGGCTGCTGCTGGAGGTCGCGTGGGAGGCCTTCGAGCGCGCGGGCATCGACCCCGGCACCGTGAAGGGCAGCGCGACCGGGGTGTTCGCGGGCCTGATGTACAACGACTACGGCCAGAACCTGGACGAGCTGCCCGAGGGCGTCGAGGGCTTCCTCGGCACCGGCACCACCGGCAGCGTGCTCTCCGGCCGGATCTCCTACACCTTCGGCCTCGAAGGCCCCGCGGTCACCGTGGACACCGCGTGCTCCTCCTCTCTGGTCTCGATGCACCTCGCGGCGCAGGCGCTGCGCACGGGGGAGTGCACGCTGGCCCTCGCCGGCGGTGTGACCGTGATGTCGGTCCCGGACACCTTCGTCGACTTCTCCCGCCAGCGGGGCCTTTCCGTAGACGGGCGCTGCAAGTCCTTCGCCGCCGCGGCGGACGGCACCGGCTGGTCGGAGGGCGCGGGCATCCTGTTGCTGGAGAAGCTCTCCGACGCCAAGCGCAACGGCCACCCGATCTTCGCGGTGGTGCGCGGCTCCGCGGTGAACCAGGACGGGGCGTCCAACGGGCTCACCGCGCCGAACGGCCCTTCGCAGCAGCGCGTGATCCGCCAAGCGCTCGCCAGCGCCGGACTGTCCACTTCGGACGTCGACGCGGTCGAGGCGCACGGCACCGGCACCGTGCTCGGTGACCCGATCGAGGCTCAGGCCGTCATCGCGACCTACGGCCAGAAGCGGGAAACGCCGCTGTACCTGGGATCGCTGAAGTCCAACATCGGCCACGCGCAGGCCGCCGCAGGTGTCGCCGGTGTGATCAAGACGGTGATGGCGCTGCGGCACGGTGTCCTGCCGAAGTCGCTGCACATCGACGAACCCTCGCCGCACGTGGACTGGACGGCCGGGGCGGTCACCCTCTTGACGGAAGCTGTCAAGTGGCCCGCGGTGGACCGTCCGCGCCGGGCCGCGGTCTCGTCGTTCGGCATCTCCGGCACCAACGCGCACGTGATCCTTGAGCAGGCTCCGGCCGTCGAGGAGGAGCCGCGCGAGGTCACGCCGCCGCCCGCGCTTCCGTGGATCGTCACCGGCAAGACGCCTGCGGCGCTGGCCGCGCAGACCGCGCGCATGAAGTCCTTTGTGGACAGCAATGACGCTGTAACAATGCTCGACCCCGCAAGCGGGTCTTCGGTGTCTGATTTGGACATTGCGTTCTCGTTGGCCACCACGCGTGCGGCACTGGACGAGCGGGCGGTGTACCTCGGTTCTCTCGACGGTGAGCCCGTCGCCCGCGGCCGCCTGGTCAAGGGCAAGACCGCGTTCCTGTTCACCGGTCAGGGTTCGCAGCGCCTGGGAATGGGCGAGGAGCTTTACCGCGCCTACCCGGTGTTCGCTGCGGCCTACGACAAGGTGCGGGCGCTCCTGCCCGAGGCGGCCACCTCGCAGGAGGAACTGAACCAGACTGGCAACGCACAGCCCGCGCTGTTCGCCCTTGAGGTCGCGTTGTACCGGCTCGTCGAGTCGTGGGGCGTGCGGCCGGACTTCCTCGTCGGCCACTCGATCGGCGAGCTGGCCGCGGCGCACGTCGCCGGGGTGTTCTCGCTGGAGGACGCGGCTCGCCTGGTCACCGCGCGCGGACGGCTGATGCAGGCTCTGCCGCAGGGCGGAGCCATGATCGCGATTCAGGCGACCGAGGACGAGGTGCGGGAACACCTCGTCGAGGGCGTGGACATCGCGGCCGTCAACGGTCCTCGCGCGGTGGTGATCTCCGGCCTGGAGGACGGGGCGCTCGCCGTCGCCGAGCAGTTCAAGGACCGCAAGACCAAGCGCCTGGCCGTCTCGCACGCCTTCCACTCGTCGCTAATGGAGGGGATGCTGGCCGACTTCGCGAAGGTCGCGATGTCGGTGACGTACTCCGAGCCGACCATTCAGGTCGTGTCCAACGTGACGGGCACCGTCGCGAAGGCCAGCGAGCTGATGTCCGCAGAGTATTGGGTGCGGCACGTGCGCGGCGCGGTCCGCTTCGCCGACGGCATCGCGACGTGTGCGGAGAAGGGCGTCACCCGCTACCTCGAACTCGGCCCGGACGGCACGCTTTCCGCGATGGGCGCGGATTGCGTCGCGGTGCCGATGCTCGACCCTGCAAGCAGGTCTTCGGCCACTTTCGCGCCGGTGCTCCGGAAGGACCGCCCGGAGCCGGAAGCGCTCGTTGCCGGTGTCGGGCAGGTGTTCGCCGCCGGGGCGACGGTGGACTGGCACGCGGTGTTCGCCGGGACGGGCGCGCGTCGCGTCGATCTCCCGACGTACGCCTTCCAGCACCAGCGCTTCTGGCTGAAGTCCGCTCAGCGCAACAAGGACTCGTGGCGCTACCGCGTCCGGTGGGACGCCATCAGCACTCCGCGCGCCTCGCTGCACGGCACGTGGGCGGTCGTCGGCTCACGGGACCCGCTTCTCGAAGCCGCGCTCACCGCTCGCGGAGCGAAGGTCCAGTGGGCGTCGAGCGCCGTTGAAATGTCCGAAGTGGACGCTGTGCTGTCGATCGGTGGGGACCTCACCACGACCCTGTCACTCGCCCAGAACGTCGACGTGCCGCTGTGGTGCGCCACGGTCGGCCGGACACCCGAGCAGGCGCAGGTGTGGGGGCTCGGGCAGGTCGTCGCGCTGGAGCACCCGGAGCGCTGGGGCGGCCTGGTCGAACTCCCGGCGGCGCCGGGGGAGCAGGACTTCGAGCTGTTGGCCGATGTCCTCGGCGGTGCGGAGAAGCAGGTCGCCATCCGCGAGAACAGCGCGCTGGCGCGGCGGATGGTCCACTCCGAGCCGGGAACGGCGAAGCGCGACTGGAAGCCGCGGGGCACGGTGCTGCTGACCGGTGGCACCGGAGCGCTCGGCTCGTTCACCGCGCGGTGGCTCGCCCGCAACGGCGCCGAACACCTGGTTCTGTTGTCCCGCCGAGGGAACTCCGCGCCTGGGGCAGCCGAGCTCAGTGCGGAGCTGACCGAGCTCGGCGCGCGGGTGACCGTGGCGGCGTGCGACGTCACCGACCGCGACGCACTGGCCGAGCTGATCGACAAGCTGCACGCGGACGGCGAGGCAATTCGTTCCGTCATGCACATCGCGGGCGTCGTCGACGACGGACCGCTTGCCGCGCTGGACAACGCTCGGCTCGAAGGCGTGCTCTCGCCGAAGGTCACCGCGGCGCGGAACCTGCACGAGCTGACCAAGTCGCTGGACCTGGACGCGTTCGTGATGTTCTCCTCGCTGGCCGGGGTCTGCGGCAACCCCGGGCAGGGCGCCTACGCGGCGGCCAACGCCCACCTGGACGCGCTCGCCGAGCAGCGGCACCTGGACGGGCTGCCCGCGACCTCGATCGCCTGGGGGGCCTGGGCCGAGGCGGGCATGGCCACGAGCGGCACGCTCGACGACGAGCTGCGGCGCTTCGGGATCCGCCCGATGGACCCCGAGCGGGCGCTCACCGCGCTGCAGGGCGCGCTGGACCAGGAGGACGTGGCGATCACCGTCGCCGACATCGACTGGCCCCTGTTCGCGCCGAACGTTCCCGGCACGCTGTTCGACGCGATCCCGGAGGCCGCCAAGCCCGCTCAGCCCGAGGACGAGGCGGCCGCGCTGCTGCGCAAGCTTGAAGGTGCGCCCGAGGCCGAGCAGACCCGGTTGCTGGTGGAGCTGGTGCGGTCGCGGGTGTCCACTGTGCTCGGTCACGCCACGACGGCCGCCGTGCAGCCGGAGCGCGCGTTCTCCGAACTGGGCTTCGACTCGCTGACCTCCGTGGAGTTCCGCAACCGGCTCAACGCGGCGACGGGCCTGGTGCTGCCGACCTCCCTGGTCTTCGACTACCCGACGCCCGTGGCCCTCGCGGCCTTCCTGCGCGAGGAGCTGCTCGGCTCGGACAACGACGCCGACCACCTGCTGGACCGGCTCGAAGACACCTTGCAGGCC